In the Salvelinus fontinalis isolate EN_2023a chromosome 34, ASM2944872v1, whole genome shotgun sequence genome, one interval contains:
- the LOC129833286 gene encoding ras-related protein Rap-2a-like, producing MQLPATLSDLLLQTTTLSLFTEKLQQLLQQSPTSPSSLKVQGELFCNNSRIGRERASVRGSVSEEVIMSLEVKEKTEVRLVFLGSAGVGKTALISRFLQDTFEPKHRRTVEELHSKEFDIGGAKVTIHIMDTSGSYSFPAMRKLCIQNSDAFALVYAINDPESLEAVKSLRDEILAVKEDKFTPIVVVGNKTDRHGERTVSSEDVLSTVELDWNNSFLETSAKENNNVLEVFRELLQQANLPSRLSPALRRRRETFPKDGNKRPPMNKTNSCLIS from the coding sequence ATGCAACTGCCAGCTACTCTCAGTGATTTACTACTACAAACTACCACACTGTCCCTGTTCACTGAAAAACTCCAGCAGCTTCTGCAGCAGAGTCCAACTTCTCCATCATCTCTAAAGGTTCAAGGAGAGTTATTTTGTAACAATAGCAGAATTGGAAGAGAGAGAGCCAGTGTTAGAGGAAGTGTGTCAGAGGAAGTCATCATGTCTCTAGAAGTGAAGGAGAAGACTGAGGTGCGTCTGGTGTTCCTGGGGTCGGCCGGCGTGGGGAAGACGGCCCTGATCAGCCGCTTTCTCCAGGACACATTCGAACCCAAGCACCGACGCACCGTGGAGGAACTGCACAGCAAGGAGTTCGACATCGGAGGGGCCAAGGTCACCATCCACATCATGGACACCAGCGGCAGCTACTCCTTCCCGGCCATGAGGAAGCTCTGCATTCAGAACAGCGACGCGTTCGCCCTTGTGTACGCCATCAATGACCCTGAGTCCCTGGAGGCTGTCAAGAGCCTGCGAGACGAGATCCTGGCGGTCAAAGAAGACAAGTTCACACCCATCGTGGTGGTCGGCAACAAGACGGACCGGCATGGCGAGCGGACGGTGTCCAGCGAAGACGTGCTGTCCACTGTGGAGCTGGACTGGAACAACAGCTTCTTGGAGACGTCTGCCAAGGAGAACAACAACGTCCTGGAGGTGTTCAGGGAGCTGCTGCAACAAGCCAACCTGCCCAGCCGGCTGAGCCCAGCACTGAGACGACGCAGGGAGACCTTCCCCAAAGACGGCAACAAACGGCCCCCCATGAACAAGACCAACAGCTGCCTCATTTCCTAA